A window of Equus przewalskii isolate Varuska chromosome 6, EquPr2, whole genome shotgun sequence genomic DNA:
GAAGGCACTTGGACCTCATGAAAAGGGATGTGAGAGCCATGGAAGGTCTGTGCAGGGGAAGCTCCATCAGACCAACATTCTTGGCCACCACGTGCAggcaggacaggggagggggagacagcGGTGAGGGGCGCCAGTGAGGACCATGGGACAGGAGCCAGAAGATGGGCATGGGGATGCAGGAGAGGGATTCAGAGGAATAACCCCCAGGGCTGTCCTGAGAAGAGCAGGAGTGATCATTTGAAAGCTTCAGCAGCACGGGTGGCTGTCAACCTCACGTTCACCAGGACCAGGGGCCTTCGGCAGCACGGGTGGCTGTCAACCTCACGTTCACCGGGACCCGGGGTCCTGTGGCAGGCCTCCACACCCCTAACTCCCAGCTGAGCTCAATGCTGCCAGACCGGGGACCCCACTTCAAATAGCTGGGGACCCAGAGACTTTTGTCAGAAGTAACACTTGTGAGTGACAGCTTTCGGGTGCCCGCGTCTGCTCGTCACGAGCTGCAAGAGAAGGGGCCGTTTCTCCTCATCTTGCAAGGCGAGTCCCATCAGCAGTCGTCAGAAGGGCCCCTAATTTTGAGATGAACTGTGATTCTAATAATTCTGAGGAGAAACAGGCAGGTCTGAGATATCCAAATTCACAGcacacaagagaaaaagacaaagtggAGTTATAAACAGAATCAGGCCCCGTAAGGTTTGGCAACTGTGATGATAACCCCCGGCCAGGCTGGAAGAGCAGGCGCCCCTTGGGTGGGGACATGTGGAGGCTGCGGCTCCTCCTGGAGGCCCGCCCACACAGGGGCCTTCTTGCAGCCAGGTCCTCTCACCTCCGGGTCTCCACacttgctgttcccactgcctggaaccCCCTTGGCCCTCCTGGttccacccctcccccttcaGGTCTTGGCTGGTTGGCCCCTCAGGCTCGGCGAGCCCCAGACTGCAGCTGGCCTCCCCACCACCCAATCCCGGGGCCCTCTGACCTCGACGGGAGGTTGGGGACCCTTTCCAGCTGGGTCAGGCCGGTGTCCGGCACGGGGCCCGCACGGAGCAGAAAGGTGCTGTGATGGGCTGAAGTGCATTCCCCTTCCCCAAAGTcatgaagccctaaccccaggacctcagaatgtgactgcatttggagacagaacctttaaagaggtgatcaaGTCAAAACGAGGTCCTCGGCGTGGGCCCCGATTCAgtgactggggtccttataagaagaggaagcgAGGACACAGACGCACAGGgacgaccacgtgaggacacagcgagaagacggcGTCTACatgcccaggagagaggcctcagaagaaattaGGTCTGCAgacaccctgatctcggactcCTAGATTCCAGAGCTGCGAGAAAACACCTTTGTTGCTTACACCCCCCAGACCGGGGTACTCTCCTATGAAAGCCCTAGCAGACTAGTAACATGCTCTAAAAATAATGCTCCCACAATGCCCTGGGCTTCTGTCATTAGAACatctattaaaaagcaaaaagccactccctttcttcctttccattaaaAATCCCACTGTTCAAGTCAAGGTAGGGTCAAGGGTGGGGGACCGGGGAACACAAGGATCTCTCCCTACCCCCAGGTAGCAATTTTTGACTTTTTATCCCTGATATTCCGCTCCCCGTGCCAGGGATTGCTTTGGGTATAGACACATCTTACTTTCAGCCAGGAAGTGACAGGGCAGCTGCTTGGAAATTAGGCCTTTGGAGGTTaggatgtgatgcctggagctatGGCAGCTATCTTGGGACCATGAGAAGCAAAAACACAAAAGCTGGCAAAGCAGATGGATTAAAACAACGGTGTCTTTGATGTTGTTGAGCCATCTGACTTCCAAACTTCTTGTGGAGGGAGATAAACATGACCTACTGCTGGCGAGACGGTGGGGGAAACAAATGCTTACTtacgttgctggtgggagtgccacTCAAGACAAGCCTCCAGGGAGGGGAATTTGGAAATCTCCCTCCAAATGAAAAACCACAGAAACCCGCTAACCCAGCAAGCCCACCTCTGGAAATTTCCCCTACAGACAAAAAAACTGTGCACGACAAATGATGGCACACCCTGGTCATTCCCTGCTGTAGACATTTAATGGCAAGCTGGGCGACAAGTCAATGTCTATAAAGAGGCATTAAATAGACGGCAGGACAGTCACACCATAGTGGACTCGGCAGCTGTAGGGGAGTGAGGAAGGTCTCTGGACACCCACTGGGAGTTACCTCCCAGATGGCTGTGGTGAAAAGAGTAACGTGCACCATCTAGAGTGATAGTTTGTTTCCATTTGTgtaaaaagaaaacctcaggaaacaaagtatgtgtgtgtgtatttgtaacACACCAGGCTGTctccagaaggacctagaaggcaTCCACTCTGGTCttttgtccccccaaaatccatgtCGAAATCCTAACCTTCAAAGATGCCCgggttaggaggtggggcctttgtgAGGTGGCAAGGTCATGAGCGTGGGACCCTTGTGAGTGgaatcagtgcccttataaaagggaccgcACAGAGATCCCTTGTCCCTTCCacaatgtgaggacacagcgagaagacagtCTACGACCTgcaagagggtcctcaccagaaccccacctcgctggcaccctgatcttggactttcagcctccagaactgcaataGAGTCGTGccccacataatgatgtttccgTCGACACCGGACCGCAGGCAGGACAGCAGTCCCGCAGGACTCGCAGCACGCTGCCCAGGTGTGTAGCGGGCTATGCCGTCCCGGCTTGCGTGAGCACACTCTGCGAAGCTCGCACAGCGACATCGCCTAAGACGCAATCCTCAGAACGTGCCCCTGTCACTACCCAACACATGGCTGTAAACATCTGCTGCCTGGGAGCCGCCCAGTCTGCAGTACTGGGTTGCAGCAGCAACAAATCAATCGACAGGGCCCATCCTATTCGGGTCCCAAAAGCCAGGAgctgggcccagccccagagcACACCCGCCCCGTCTCCGCACCAAAGCACAGCCCCACGCTGGGCCTTCCTTCAAcaattttaatcacaaactcggGAGGGGGCGGGCAAGGGGGCAGACAGGCCGGCTCCTAGAGAGTGGCGGCCGGCGCCAGGCCGCGCTCCTGGAAGTACCGGTGGGGCAGCCGGGTGCGCGATCGGAGGCCTTCATCGAAATAGGCCGTGATCCTCCCAACTCCCTCCTGATCCTCTGCCACCGAGTCGTCCCTGTGGGAGAGAGGGGGTGACACTGGCCACTTCTGGGGGGCCGGGGAGGCCCTCAGGCAGGGCTGAGTCCcggcctccctctctccttccccacagcACCTCTGGGACACCCACCAGACAACGTCTTCCGCCTCCTTCTCCAGGATGCTCTGGGCCGTGCGCCAGCTGAACCGGACAAACTGGGGGAAGCCGAACACGGGCTCCACGTGCCTCCTCAACCACGCTTTCGTCTTGGgatctgggtggggtggggcggctTTGGAGACAGTCCCTGAACCCTGCCATGAGGCCCCAgctcctcagcctggcctgaggtCCTGCCCCTTCATCTCGGGCCTCTTCCCAGTGTCTGAGACATcatcctgcctcaggacctttgcatagGCAGCTCCCCCAGACTCTTCACCTGGCCAAGAGATGCTCAAGTTACAGTTTAGGGAGACTGCCTCTGAgacatctccccaccccccaggcccacAGCTACTAAAGCAGCATGTGAGGACCATCAGGTTAATGCCCGTCTCCCCCACATAACCACGAACTCAGTGGGCAGAGGAAGTCCTTGTTTTTCTCACTCCCGGCTATGTCCCCAGGGCTCAGCCCTGCATGGCACGCACTGGGTGCTCAGCAAGCACTGAACGTTGCCCAGACCACCTTTGGCCTGGACCTGGTGTCCTCACTTTGGCCTCATCTCTGTTCCAATCACAGACCTGTGTCACCTCACTCAAGGGCCAGTCCCTCCCTGCGCCTCAGAAGGACCAGAGGGTTCCCTGAACCCAGCCACCGAATCATTGCATCTgccatgtgtgtgtggggggggctgGGGGGACATGATCATCCCCACTGCACAGACAAGGAGCCTGAGCCTCATAATGGGGAGAAAACAAGATTGAAGCTAGCGCCACTGGACATGAGCCGGCTCCTTTCCCCTCCGCAAAGGGACAGCCGCCCACCTTCCCTGGGCGCTCCAGAGCCAGCAGGGTcgggggagggagacaggaggagggagCCTGAGCTGGGATCCAGCTCCGCCGCCCAGCCCACCGGTGGGAACCAAGGGCCCTGCCTGGGTCTCAGCCTCGGCCTCTTCCGCCGGGGAGCGCAGGAAGCAGAACTCAGAAAACCGTGGAAGTGTGCTCAGGCTGCCTCGGCAGTGTTATCGCCACAGTTGCTGTTGCAGGGCCGCTTGAGGCAGCCGGCAGCCATCTGCTCACCGTTGGGGTAGCCGGAGCCATAATCAGTGTCCGAGTCCTGTAGCTTTTCCACAAACTTCCAGTTCTTCACAGCCTGGTCTCGGGCCACCTGCGAGTGAGATCAGCACTGGGGATTGCCTCCAGGCAGCCACACCTGCCCCCTGCCCGGAGGGATGCTGGGAGCTGGCCACGGCCGGTGGGGGGCTGACCTTAGCACAGATGCTGGCGGCGCTGACCACGGGGTAGAGCGAGTCTGCCTTGGCCTTGACTGTCACCTCAATGCCGGGAAAGCGCTGCTGCAGCCGCTGCTGGTATGTCTCTGGCATCCCCACGGTGTCCACAAACACCTGCCGCAGTGACAGAAATGTATTCACTCAATGAACATCCAGAAAAACTGCAAACACAGCTTCACAGTCTCCGCCCTTGCTGTTCCTGCTGCCTAGAATATTCTTCTCAGCAAGTTTCAGGCTGCATGCTTCCACGGGGGTCTCAGCTCAAGCATCACTTCCCAAAGAGCCTTCTCTGGTCATGCTGCAGCCattctacatttattgagcaccgactGTGTACCATGGGCTGCTCCAGGTGCAAGGGACATGGCAGTAAACACACCAGACGAAAATTTCTCTCCTCCTAGAGGGGACACCTGGGGAGGGCCCACAGACAGGAAACACAGTACATAATAAAGAATACGGGAGAGtcagaaaaaatacaattttaaacagAAGTGGGAGAGGTTTCCGGAAGGTCACTCTCAGGtggtgacatttgaataaagGCCTAAAGGAGATAAAGGAAGGAGCAACGCAGAGATCTGCAaaagagtgttctaggcagagggaacagcaagtgcaaaggccctgaggtaggaccATGTCAAGGATGCTGGACAGCAGTACAGAGGCCcaatggctggagcagagagatgaGGTCAGGGAGGCGCCAGGAAGGGTGATCTCCGTAAGCACTTATTGTTCTCAGAAATCACCTTTATTTGCTTACCAGCTGACCATCATCTCCCCTGACTGGGCCATGACCCTGAGAACAGGGCCCTTGTCTGTCTGCTCCAGTACTGCATGGGCAGCTCCACATTCTAGTCCTGGACTTCAGCCACCTCCTCAGCAAGGCCTCCCTTGTTCCATTCCCCATCTCAAGCGTATTTGTCCTCGCTGTTCTCTCAGAACAGCCCATTCTTTGCTTCAGAGCCCTCGATGTAATGCCAACTTATATTTCTGGTAATTTAATCTCATTCTCCTCCACTTGCCTGTGAATTTTCCTGATTTAATTTCCACTGTGATCAGAAAATTAAATGTCGAGATTTACATTTCCAAAGGACGACTGTCTGCTGCTGCATAGGGAGCAGACCAGaagggaggggcgggagggggggggaccagggaggaggatggggcagCCATCCAGGAGGGAGGGTGCCCTGGCCGAGAACACAGGCTGGGGGAAGGTGGACAGATGAGGGATATATTCTGGACGTTGAACCTTTAGGATATAGAGACAGATCAGATGGGGGTGGAGCTAGGGGGCTCTACCACGGTCCTCAGTGGGGCACACATTCAGGGTGGGAAAGCAGTAGGAAGGCAACAGCAGCGACAAAGGTTCCCCAGGTACTCCAGATATGTCTGGCGCTGAACCGCCTACTGCACTTTTATACCATTTTATCCCCAGCTGATCAAATGAGGGCAACCCAACAGCTCACCTGGGCGACTTTCACGCCCTGGTCCAAAGCATACTGCACCAGCCCAGCGGCCGTATCATGGGACAGAGAGTTCAGATTGTACTTGACCCTGCGGTGGGGACAGAGCCCAGTGAACCCCGTTCCAGCTACCCAGCCCTTCCAGCAGACGCTGGCTGCCCCTCCGCCCCGACCCCTCGCGGGACCCCTCACCGCCCAAGCATGCTGGTAGAGATGAGGTTTGGAGACAGCACGTCCAGTGCCCAGCCCACAAAGTCCCCATCCTCCTTCATTCTCGCAAAGAGCCTGTCCCGCTCGCTCTCCGACAGGGTCTTTGAGTCTGGGAAGAGGGTTGGGAGAGAAGGGGAGCTGCTGGTTCTCCCAGTTCCTGCTTCCCCTCGTCCCTGCACATGCCCAGGCATACGCTCCCCAGGCGTCCACCTCGGGCTCACCTGCCACTTTCAGGGCCTCCAGATCTGCCAGGCGGGACAGGGGGCAATAACAGATGGCATAGACCATGGGGCCTGGGAAAGCGGAGGTGCAACCAGTGAGCCCGTGAAAGCCGCCATCCCTGTTCCGTCATCACCGCTTTTTTCGGTGCCATCACCCATGGCACGGCCATTCCCAGTAGCACCCCCGTCCCCGGGTCCGGTGCAATCCCGGCTCCGGTTTGAGGGCAACTTGCATCCCCCTgagcccgcccctcccccacgccGGCCCCGGGGGCGCACCCAGCACCGGGCCCCGGCCCGCCTCATCGACACCCAGGGCGCAGGGCTGTTTGCGGCACACCGCGGGCACAGGCGAGTTCAGGCGGCAGCGGCCCGTATTGTCCCTCTCCAGCTCGCTGAGATCCATGTCGCCTCGGCCGCAGAAACCAGGTCTGCAGGTGCTGGTCTCGGCGCGCGTTTTCCGCGGGCCCCGCAGCGGCGCTCGCTCCCGACCAATCGGCGCAGGACACGCCCCGCCGCAGACGTCGGCGCGCAGCAGACGCCGCTGCCGCGCAGCTCGCTGGAAATTGTAGTTCCCGAGGCGGACGGCCAAGCTCCGCTGTTGGGGAACCGGGTGGGCGGGGTCGCTTTCCGAGCTCCGCCGCAGGGCCTCTGCAGCCCCGCACgctggggctggtgggaggagaggaaaataaagaggaggCTGAGGCGGGCATTGCAGGACCCGGCCTACTCAGGGCCTAGAAGGTCAAATACCACTCTCCTCCCAGAATACGGGTCTCCGCATCACGGGGTCCCCGTCCCCCACGTGCATTCAGGCCCCGCCACTGCACACAGTCTAAGCCCCCTGGACTAGGTATCCCCGCCCCCACTGGACTCAGGCCTTCGGACTTGAGGTCCACAAACCCCCTCTCTCTCGGTACCTCACCCGGATCCCCCCcggaccgccccccccccaccctatCCCCTCACTCTGCTTCCTACCCTCTCTCATTGGGGCTAAGCCTCCCCTACCCCTGATTCGAGACCCCAGACTTAACAGATCCTGCTGCCCCAGACAGGCTCATTTCCCCCAACTCAGGGTTcatgtccccctcccccatcacgCCTCCCGGATCTGTTCACCCCTCCGATCTCACCTCTCCTTCTAACTCTCTAGTCTCAGGGGGCTCGTGTCCTCCGGCTGTGGGTCCCAGGCCCACACCAGGCTCATGCCCCTGCCTTCCTCAGGGTCACAGCTCCTCCATCTCCGTCTCCCCCTTCCCGCCCCCAtcacctttcttccttcctcccggATATCAGTGGGGCTCACATCTCCTGacccagctctcccctcccccaccaccctcaAGCCCCAGACTCAGGGCCCCaggtctcccttcctctcctccctcccaccctggggACTCGCGGCCCCAGGCTTGCCAGCCCGCCCGGGCGGGGCCTCCTCTGCGCCCGTCTCTCACCCAGGCTCAGGGCCTCCAGTCGCAGTCTGTCGGCTTGCAGGATGAACAATCTCGTTGCCCGCAGGGCCGCACCTGCACCAGGTTCTCGCGGTCCATGAACACCAGGCCCAGCGCTGCCCCCAGCACCTCGCGGCTGCGCTCCTGCTTGCCCACGTCACACAAACAGCGCCACTTTCCCCACGGGCCAAAGATGGAGTTCTCCACCTCTAGGGATGGAGGGCCAGGTGGGGGGGGTCGACCCCTGTGTCCTCCTctagggagggaggaagataaTAAAGACACTGACAAATAACAACAGTGCCTGTATGCTGAGCTCTGCTTCTGTTTCAGGCACCCCaccatggattatctcatttaaccttcccATCATTCCTGCGTGGGGAAACGGACACCTAGAAAGAGAAAACCACCCTTCTGAGCTCACACATCTGGCGAGCGACCCGAGGGACTGCAAACTGACACATCGCACGCACCTGTGCCAGCCTGCCCAGTGGGAGTGTGGTACCACACCCTTGGTCCACACCATCTGAAGCTGACTCCTGTTTGGGGCCGTGATCATGTGCCTGTCCAACCAGCGGGCAGAGTGCCAGCTGACCAGCAGGGCTGCCAGGTGGTAAATCAGATGACATAATTGGCATAATGAGGATACTTACAGCCCCTAGCGATGGGCTAGCACAGAGAACAGAAACAATTACTACGATCACATTTCAAGCAGCTACAACTTATCTGGAGCGCTTATCCAATGCCCTTTACAACGTTCTTTCGCTGACTCCCCCCAACACTCCTATGACACAGGTCTCAACCCAGCTCTGCGGCTCCCAAGCCTGACGCCTCGTGCCCTGGCCAAGCCTCGCCTAGACAACACTAGCCGCTCTCCAACCCTCTTTCAGGCCTTCTCGCCTTGGTACCTGCTGTTCCCACTCCTTGCCACACTTTTCCCGGTAAATCTTTGCATTTTTGGCTTTTGCTTGTCATTCGGGCTGCACTGGTCATCTGTCTTTTTCAGCCAAACCTTCTCTGACTTCAGAAATTTACCTACGCATGCGTTTATGGGTGTGTCTGCTCCCGTGTTTCTTGCCTTTGCCCATATCCCCTCTCCACGGGTAAGCTGTTTTCAGGCAGTCTCGACTTCAGTTTAccggtgaggaaactgagcctcagagaaaagaaaccagCTCAAGGGGTGCCGCCAGGGCACAGCTGCGCGGAGAGTCCAAGTCCCCAGAGGAGGGTCTGTTTGCAGCCAGCTGGCAGAGTGGGGC
This region includes:
- the RNASEH2A gene encoding ribonuclease H2 subunit A isoform X2, whose product is MVYAICYCPLSRLADLEALKVADSKTLSESERDRLFARMKEDGDFVGWALDVLSPNLISTSMLGRVKYNLNSLSHDTAAGLVQYALDQGVKVAQVFVDTVGMPETYQQRLQQRFPGIEVTVKAKADSLYPVVSAASICAKVARDQAVKNWKFVEKLQDSDTDYGSGYPNDPKTKAWLRRHVEPVFGFPQFVRFSWRTAQSILEKEAEDVVWDDSVAEDQEGVGRITAYFDEGLRSRTRLPHRYFQERGLAPAATL
- the RNASEH2A gene encoding ribonuclease H2 subunit A isoform X1; the protein is MDLSELERDNTGRCRLNSPVPAVCRKQPCALGVDEAGRGPVLGPMVYAICYCPLSRLADLEALKVADSKTLSESERDRLFARMKEDGDFVGWALDVLSPNLISTSMLGRVKYNLNSLSHDTAAGLVQYALDQGVKVAQVFVDTVGMPETYQQRLQQRFPGIEVTVKAKADSLYPVVSAASICAKVARDQAVKNWKFVEKLQDSDTDYGSGYPNDPKTKAWLRRHVEPVFGFPQFVRFSWRTAQSILEKEAEDVVWDDSVAEDQEGVGRITAYFDEGLRSRTRLPHRYFQERGLAPAATL